The nucleotide sequence CACGGTCAGGAAGCGCTGGCGCTCGATCAGCGTCTGCTCCTCCGCCCGCTGCTGGCCGCGGGTCCACGCCTCGACCTGCGCCCGCAGCGCCGTCAGGCATTCCGGATTGCGCAGGGTGGAGGTGTCGCCGAGCGGCTCGCCGGTCATCATCGCGGTCAGGAAGCGGCGCATGTATTTGCCGGACCGTGTCTCCGGAAAGGCCTGGACCACCAGGATGTCGGAGGGCACGGCGACCGCCCCCTTCTCCTGGCGCACGAGGTCCTTCAGCCGCCGCTCGTCGTCGGCGGTCAGGTCGCGCCCCTTGGCCGGCAGCACGAAGGCGACCGGGGTCAGCCCCTTCTCGCGGTGCGGGGCGCCGACGACGATGACGTTGCCGACCGGGCTGTCGGGGTTGATCTGCTTGTCGCGCAGGATGGCGCCCTCGATCTCCTCGGTGCCCATACGGTGGCCGGACACGTTGATGACGTCGTCGGAGCGGCCATGCAGGCTGAAGGAGCCGTCCTCGTACCGGCGCGCGAAGTCGCCCTGCAGATAGGCCAGCACCGGCCGGCCGTTCCCGTCGCGGAACCGGCCGAAATAGGTCCTGGCGAAGCGGTCGAGATCGCCTGTCCAGTCCGGCCGGCCGACCCGCCCGGCATCGCCCCAGATGGTGCGGGCGAGGTAGGGGTAGGGGGCGGTGATGACGATCTCGCCCTTCTCCTCCAGCTCCGCCGGGCGGAAGGCGTGGCGCCCGTCGGCGTCGGGCTCGCCCTCCGTCACCCAGACGTCGCCCAGCACCCAGGGCAGCGGGTAGGTGTGGGCGTCGGCGCGCAGCGGCTGGTCGGGGTTGCCGTAGGGGTGCGTCCAGACGATGCCGCCATGCTCGGTCGCCCAATAGCTGTTGATGTATTGCGGGGTCATCACCTGCATGCCGAAGGCCTGCACCGGCGGGCTGGTCGGTTCGGCGCAGAAGGTGGCGACGCGCAGGCTGGAGCGGTCGTAGCGTTCGACGTCGGCGCGGTTCTCCGGGTTGGTCATCACCGTCTTCAGGAAGGTGACGCCCGCCTTGAAGATGGTCACCCGATGCCGCTCGATGATCGAGGCGAAGCGGCCGGCGTTGGGGAAGACCGGCGCCCCCTCCGTCACGATGCCGGGGATGCGGGCGGCGAGGCTGGCGGTGATGAGATAGCTCTGGCCGGTGATCCAGCCGGGGTCGGCGACGACATAGATGACGTCGCGGCCGGGCAGCGCGTCGAAGCTGACCGTCATGGTGTGGGCGAGGCCGGCGACATAGCCGCCATGGACATGCACCACCCCCTTGGGCTTCCCGGTCGAGCCCGAGGTGTAGATGATGAACAGCGGATAGTCGGCGTCGACCGGCCGGCAGGGCACCGCCTTCGCCAGCACCGCATAGAGCGCCCGGTCGTCGAGTGCCCGCAGCGCCGCCATGTCCGGCAGCCCGGCCTCGCGGCAGATCTCCCGCTCCGCCGCGGCCAGCAGGTCGTGCGCCCAGACGTCGCGCCCTTCGGTCCAGGCCATCTCCGGCAGGGCGGCGTGGCGGACGACGATCACCGTCCCGACGCGGGAGGGGGCGTGGGCCAACGCCTCGGCCACGCTGGCGCGCAGGTCGGCGACGGTGCCGGCGTCGAGCCCGCCCGTCCGGTCGAGTGCGCGGCCGAGCTCGCGCATCAGGTCTGCCGGGGCGACGGTGATCTCGGACCCCAGCGCCTCGCGCACCGGCTCCATCAGCGCCCCCATCAGCGCCTCGTCGCCGAGCTTGGCGCGCACCACCTCGCCGGCGATGCGCAGGGCGGTCGGGACCGCGACGTAGCGGTCGAGCGCCGGGTCGGTGTAGGCCTCCTTGAAGGGGGCGACCTCGGCGTTGCGGCTGGCGCCGTCGGCGGTGATGACGACGCGGGCGCCGGCATTCTCGATGCGGTCGGACAGCGTCTTGTCGGAGAAGCCGCCGAAGACCGCGGTGTAGATGACGCCCAGCCGCTTCGCCCCCTCGGTCCAGACGATCTGGTCGAGGATGTTCGGCATGTTGAGCGCGATGCGGTCGCCGGGCTCCAGCCCCAGGCCGGTCAGGGCCCGGGCGGCGAGGACGGAACGGATCAGCAGTTCCCGGCGGGTCAGCGCGACATGGTGGACCGGGCCGCCGCGCCCGCCGTTGGCGGTGGCGTCCCAGCGGTCGCCCTCGTACCAGTAGGCGACCTCGCCGCCGTGGCCGGACAGGACGTGGCGGTCGACCTCGTTGAAGGCGGCGTTGGTCAGCCCGCCGGAGAACCAGCGGTAGAAGGGCGCGTCGCGGTCGTCGAAGGCGGTGGTCCAGGCTGTCCAGTCCCGCCGCTCCGCCGGCTCGCCCGTCGTGGCGTTCCAGCCGCGCCATGTGCCGTCCGCATCGCGCATCAGCCAGTTGGCGCCGTCGAACCAATGGATGGTGGTGGCCGCGATGTCGCCGTGGAAGGCGCCGGGATCCCGCTCGCAGGCCGTGCGCATCGCCTGCCAGTCGGCGGCGCTGCGAATCGGGTTGACGGCGACGTCGCGCGGCACGGGCGGCAGGGTGGCGGTCTCGCCCATCGTCTCACTCCCCGGACTGTTATCATTGGTGGCCGCTGATGATCAGCGGCACCAGCACTATAGCGCGACGCCGCGGCCCGCATTCAAGCACTTGCAATCCAGAGAATTGAAATCGCGGGGGAAAGCGCGGACAAAGGGGACCCTCCCGCGGCGCGGGCGGACGACAGGCTCACTGGCAGGGACCGGCAGATGCAACCCGTGGAGATCACGCGCGAGGAGTCGACGTCCGGCCCGGTCTTCATCGCGACCCCGGCCAAGGCGCCGCCGATCCGGACGCGGGCGCTGCTGATCGCCGGAGCGATCTCCATCATGCTGATCGGGCTGGCCGGACTGGCGCCGGAGCCGCATGCCGGCCTGCTGCGCTGGCTGGCGGCGCTTTGCACCCTGCCGGTGCTGCTGATGTGGGTGGTGGCGCTGGTGCGCACCGTGCGCAGCCACGGGGTGCGGCTGGCGGTGACGCCGGTCGGGCTGACGGTGAACGGCCGGATGATCTATCCGCACAAGACGATCCGCGACCTCGTCCTGATGCCGATGACGAGCAGGAAGCCGCTGTTCATCGCCCATGTCTCGCCGGACGCCGACTATGGCCACCGGGCGGAGCTGGATCTCGTCACCGGGGCGGTGCCGGTGGAGGGGCCGGAGGAGCTGAAGCGGGCGGCGGCCCGGCCGGTCCGTCTGGTGATGCGCCGCAAGGGCAAGCAGCCCGCCATCGTGCTGGTGCGGGGCCTCAGCCTGTCGGCGGGGGAGACGCTGCTGGCGGCGCTCGCGGCGGAGCTGCGGCCCCACGCGCGTTGAGCGCCCCCGGCGGACGGACCCCGTCGGCGCGTCTCAGCGCTTGGACGGAAGCTCCGGCAGATCCTCTTCCAGGATCACCACATGCAGGGCGTAGGACACCTCGCCCTCGTCGAAGTCGCGGTGGAGCGTCCCGACGAACTCGCCGTCCAGCGTGACCTCGGCCGACTGGCCGGCCTTGGCGGGCGGTTCGATGGTGATCTTGGTGTTGCCCAGAGTCTTGCGCAGGTAGGCCTGCACCCGGGCGATTTCGGTGTCGGTCATCTTGGCGACCGTCGGCTTTGCGGGCGGCATGGCGCTTCCTCGCTGTCTATGGAAAGGGCGTCATATAATGGTGTTCGCCGCAAAGGGAAAGCGCCGTGCCGCAAGCGGGGTGCCACCGCGGTGCCGGGCAGATGTGCGCATCGGTCACTACGCCCGATCGTTCCGGCTAGGCCCCCTTCCTTCGGGCTATCCGAAAGAGCCGGACCGGCCGGCGCCCGCCGCCGCTACTGTCCTGTTGGTTTACGGGCATGGTGCAGGTGCGAAAGGAACGGGTCGGGACGATGGTTTGGCGCAGGCTTCTGGTCGCCGCAATGCTCGTCGTCGCGGGCAGCGGGGCCGCAGCGGGGCAGGAGCGCCGGGTGGCGCTGGTGGTCGGCAACGGTGAGTACCGCAACGCCGGGGGGGCTTCGCAGTCCGCCGCGGCGGTGGCGGCCAATGTCGGCGCCATGGCGACGGCGCTGCGCCGCGCCGGATTCGAGGTGACGACCATCGACAACCTCGACCGTGCCGCGATGGCCGCGGCGCTGGCGCGCTTCCGCGACGCGCTGGGCCAGTCGGAGCTGGGCTTCCTCTATTACAGCGGCGGCGCCCTGAGCGTCGGCGACCGCGAGTATCTGCTGCCGGTCGACGCCCGGCTGGCGGCGGCGGGCGACGCGGCGGGCGAGGCGATCGAGCTGGACGGGCTGCTGCGCCAGATGCAGCAGACCGGCCGGCGGGCGGTCGTCGTGCTCGACCCGGTGCCGGGGAATCCGCTGGCCGAGCGGCTCGCCAAACAGTCGGCCGGGGCGGCGAGGCCGGTGCTGGGCGCCCCGCCGGAGGTGGAGAGGCTGTTCGTCGTCTATGCCCACCGGCCCGACACGCCGCCCGTCGCCGGCGCCGGCGGTTCCGGCCCCGACTCCTTCACCGCCACGCTGGCGCGGGAGATGGTGAAGCCCGGCGTCGGCTTCCGCGATTCGCTGGCGGAGGTCGCCCGCACGCTGGTCGCCCGGACCGGCGGCCGGC is from Azospirillum thermophilum and encodes:
- a CDS encoding DUF3126 family protein, with protein sequence MPPAKPTVAKMTDTEIARVQAYLRKTLGNTKITIEPPAKAGQSAEVTLDGEFVGTLHRDFDEGEVSYALHVVILEEDLPELPSKR